The genome window acaggtgccattcatacaggtaacgagtgggggacagaaaagcgtcttacagaagacgttacaggtctgtgagagccagagattttccatgtttgaggtgaccaaatacttatttgccaccctgatttacggtTAAATTCCTTACAAATCCtgccatgtgaattcatggatttttttttcacattctgtctctcacagttgaagtgtacctctggtgcaaattactgacctctgtcatcattttaagtgggggaacttgcacaatcggtggctgactaaatacttttttgccccactgtattccAGGCATTTAGACATGTGTACATCATCTACACGATGAAACCGAGCATCAGAATCGGTCAGACAGGCTGAGGAAGTAGACTGGTACTTGCATCGTCATTCATTTCTGACCACGTCCATCTCTTTATCACCACAGTGTAGTGGTCTTCAGATGGCTGCTTCAATCAGGATAATGTGCCTTGACACGAAGCGTAAACCATCTCCAACTGATATCCAACTTCTGTGTcttcatgtcaatatggaccagaaTCTCtaagaaatgtttccagcaccttgttgaatttgCGCCACGAGGATCTAAGCTAGGGTAAAGAAGCACAGGAtttggaaacacacacacacacacacacacacacacacacacacacacacacacacacacacacacacacacacacacacacacacacacagaaaactctCACTTGTTAGTGTTTGTCAGTTTACACTTATACTTCTAATATTGTTCGTTAAtacaaaggaaaaataataataataaaagcactTGTTGGAATTCAGATAATTCCTAGCAAACGTTTGAGGAGGGATGAGGGACAACGTTTAAAAAACAAGATTTTTTATTATATAACTTTAAACCAGTTTATTATAAAACCATCAATAAAAgcacaattattattttttaaaaacacaggcAAATAAAAGCTAATGAaacatcttttttaaaaaaggtagaAACAACATAACATTTTTCCAAAATATTCCTTGGTCATGATGTTTGTAAAGGAAGGTCCAACTTCACTCCATGATGGTGACCTTTGGTGCCTTTACAAGTCATCAACACACGGGAGCCAAAAAGTCTGttgagaaaataatttttaaaaagtcaaaatgagAACAATAAGCAGTTTTTCCAGCAGGAGATCAATGACACACTGGTAAGATAGGCTTGCTCTCACCGTGTTAGAGCAGGCACTAACAAACGTCATGAATCTGGGGTTGAACTGGAGCGCACTGATGGGTCCTGGATGCTTCCCATCCAGCACGGCCACTTTCATTCCACTCTCTGTGCTCCAAACGTGAACTCTCCCGTCTTCTGAGCCTGGAAAAACCAGAGTGTTAACAGGAAGCTTAAAGGAAAAGGCTCAAATCTAAagtttgaggggttttttttagcttaCCAATCATGACAAACTGCGAGTCAGGTGTGAAGCAGGCCTCCAGTGAGATGCCTTTACTGTTGTTGTAGCCCTTAAAATGAGGAAAGACAGGGATGGCTTCAGCATGTAATCTGAAAATAATTATATTAACATAAAAACAGATGCAATTCCGTATTTTTGTTCCAATATGTCTCTTACGGAAAAAGTGTGCAGAACAGATCCATTGAAAGCATTCAAGACTCCAATAATCCCTTTATTTGTAGATATGAGGATCTGCTTCCCATCACTACTGAAtttgagtccagtccagtcacAAACGCGATTAAACCTCGTTTCAAAACAGGCAAACGGGCCCTTCAACGGGAAGATTTTCAGATAATTAAGAATTTCATTTAAGGCTTTTGGAAAGAATGCATgtgaacacaaacagaaaacccTTAATGGACTCAGCTGTACCTTGTCAAAAGCACGAAAGTCATAGAGTTTAACTGTCTTTGAATCCACTCCTGCAGCAAATATCAGCCCATCGGGGTCAAACGAACACAGAGGTGTCCCCAGTGGATTTATCAAACCCTGAAAATCAGAGAGATTGTGCAACATAAACTGGTAACTTTCAAGAAATATGCAAAAGAATCCTCAATAATGACCACTTTCTGCATCacatgttttcatatttatgtgtttatttccATTTGGTGTTTATTTACTCCTTATATTTTTGCAAGGTTATGTTTCTGGTATTACCCATAGATTTATTATGTCTGAGCAGATCCAAGAGAGATTTGGAGACCTCTGGTGGTCAAGACTACTCAGGGACTACTAATCAACAGCACTTTAATAGGCAGTATTTTGTgtcacaatataaagcacactATTCTATTACTGTAGCTGTTATTACACATTTgtaaatgtgtacaaatggcAGAAGAAATGGAACTTTTCAATCAAGTGACAAACTACTTACTTGAGAGTTTTGACAGTGGAGGTCCCAGATCCGGATAGTCTTGTCCAGTGACCCAGAGATAAATGTGTTATCCACCGGAGACATGGAGAGAGCAGTAACCctgaaacccaaacaaactgGTTTTAACTGATCAGGATTGAGCTAATGTTTTATTGAATGTAAAATTACTTTAAGGAAAGACAGACAGGAACAAGCTTTTCAGGTATGCACACTATATGCACATCCACAATGAGAATCTGAATTCCTCTGCAATCCAAAAGTGCTCTGTTGGACTGAAATCTGTGAc of Maylandia zebra isolate NMK-2024a linkage group LG5, Mzebra_GT3a, whole genome shotgun sequence contains these proteins:
- the LOC101468274 gene encoding WD repeat-containing protein 82, with amino-acid sequence MKITDGVLRCFRVARTHRKNEEKVNCVDYSPNGENVITSSDDDRILLYDMRDGKCKSNLFSKKYGVDLIRYTHGDTNTVIYSSNKLDDTIRYLSLTDNKYIRYFPGHTKRVTALSMSPVDNTFISGSLDKTIRIWDLHCQNSQGLINPLGTPLCSFDPDGLIFAAGVDSKTVKLYDFRAFDKGPFACFETRFNRVCDWTGLKFSSDGKQILISTNKGIIGVLNAFNGSVLHTFSGYNNSKGISLEACFTPDSQFVMIGSEDGRVHVWSTESGMKVAVLDGKHPGPISALQFNPRFMTFVSACSNTTFWLPCVDDL